From Juglans regia cultivar Chandler chromosome 8, Walnut 2.0, whole genome shotgun sequence, the proteins below share one genomic window:
- the LOC108997767 gene encoding 2-alkenal reductase (NADP(+)-dependent)-like, producing MAEVDNKQVIFKGYTENVPEESDMELKVSKIKLEAPKGSGAFLVKNLYLSCDPYMRGRMRDFHDSYIPPFVPGQPLEGFGVSRVIDSDNPAFKPGDLVALITGWEEYSLIHRTEQCRKIDQDEIPLSYHLGLLGMAGFTSYAGFFEVCTPKKGEFVFVSAASGAVGQLVGQLAKLHGCYVVGSAGTSQKVDLLKNKLGFDEAFNYKEEPDFNAALKRYFPQGIDIYFDNVGGDMLDAALLNMRIHGRIAVCGVVSQQSFSKPQGIFNWFNLITKRIRMQGFLQHDYLHLYPRFLEDVITNYKQGKIVYIEDMNEGLDSAPAAFVGLFSGKNVGKQVIRVAHE from the exons ATGGCGGAAGTGGACAACAAGCAAGTCATATTCAAAGGGTACACAGAAAATGTCCCGGAAGAATCAGATATGGAGCTCAAGGTTAGCAAAATTAAGCTCGAGGCTCCAAAAGGGTCGGGAGCTTTTCTGGTCAAGAATCTGTACCTCTCCTGTGACCCTTACATGAGAGGCCGTATGCGTGATTTCCATGACTCTTATATCCCCCCCTTTGTCCCCGGTCAG CCCTTGGAAGGATTTGGTGTATCCAGAGTTATAGATTCTGATAATCCAGCTTTCAAGCCTGGCGATTTAGTTGCATTGATTACTGGCTGGGAAGAATATAGCTTGATTCACAGAACCGAGCAGTGTAGGAAAATTGATCAAGATGAAATCCCTCTCTCATACCATCTTGGTCTTCTTG GTATGGCAGGTTTTACTTCATATGCAGGATTCTTTGAGGTCTGCACCCCTAAGAAAGGGGAATTTGTCTTTGTATCTGCAGCTTCTGGAGCCGTTGGTCAGCTTGTTGGCCAACTTGCTAAGTTGCATGGTTGCTATGTAGTTGGGAGTGCAGGCACAAGCCAAAAA GTTGATCTACTGAAGAATAAGCTTGGATTTGATGAAGCTTTCAACTACAAGGAAGAGCCAGACTTTAATGCTGCACTGAAAAG GTACTTTCCACAAGGAATTGACATTTACTTTGATAATGTGGGTGGGGACATGCTCGATGCTGCACTTCTTAACATGAGGATTCATGGCCGGATTGCTGTTTGTGGGGTGGTATCCCAGCAGAGTTTCTCTAAGCCACAAGGGATTTTTAACTGGTTCAATCTCATAACAAAGCGCATCAGGATGCAGGGATTCCTGCAACATGATTACTTGCACCTATACCCACGCTTCTTGGAAGATGTCATCACCAACTATAAGCAAGGGAAAATTGTTTACATCGAAGACATGAATGAAGGCTTGGACAGTGCTCCAGCTGCCTTTGTTGGGTTATTTTCTGGCAAAAATGTTGGCAAGCAGGTCATTCGTGTCGCCCACGAATGA
- the LOC118349194 gene encoding uncharacterized protein LOC118349194, with protein MDTDSSSEEPTSMETNSEMEDTCSTTSQRSETGDGICPSHSSGDEAATQEANIVYMMFMASQLSGARVRLPEHNIGLRGDQYIQAVLNGNPRTCRTMFRMEVQAFRYVCDLLRDSLIMDRTERVSVEESLGIFCLLVGHAQGQRIVGDRFQHSSETINRHVKTVMRALHQLGRTVIRRTEIDGVHPYITENPHNYPWFEKCLGAMDGTMINARAPSRLSNAYRNHHGQIAQNVLCLCDFNMKFQYVYTGWEGTAHDARVFLDALSRRRNQFPWPPEGYYYLVDSAFPCIEKFMPPYPRERYHRSDRYSGRQFRGYKDYFNFRHSSLRNIFERTFALLKNRFQILSAMPRYHPTRQGMLVTACCTLHNLIKTVTPNDEFIQAALELQFSQENMTGADNDAGDTSEVVDMSHESASAMIAQRDGIAIPMWADRFGE; from the exons ATGGACACTGATAGTAGTTCGGAAGAACCCACATCGATGGAGACAAACAGCGAGATGGAGGATACATGCTCAACTACGTCTCAGAGGAGCGAGACGGGTGATGGAATCTGCCCATCTCATTCGAGTGGAGATGAAGCCGCAACGCAGGAGGCAAACATCGTGTACATGATGTTCATGGCATCACAGTTGTCTGGAGCTCGAGTTCGTCTGCCCGAACACAATATAGGCCTACGAGGGGATCAATATATTCAAGCAGTATTGAATGGTAACCCCAGAACTTGCAGAACAATGTTTCGAATGGAGGTGCAAGCCTTCCGTTATGTTTGTGACCTCTTACGAGACTCATTAATTATGGACCGTACGGAGAGAGTGTCTGTCGAGGAATCATTAGGCATATTTTGCCTTCTGGTTGGGCATGCACAGGGTCAACGCATCGTTGGGGACCGATTCCAACATTCAAGCGAGACAATTAACCGCCATGTGAAGACTGTGATGCGGGCACTACATCAACTTGGGAGGACTGTGATTAGGCGCACTGAGATAGATGGGGTCCATCCTTACATTACGGAGAACCCCCACAATTATCCATGGTTTGAG AAATGTCTTGGTGCAATGGACGGCACAATGATTAACGCCCGAGCACCATCTAGGCTAAGTAATGCATATAGAAATCATCATGGTCAAATTGCACAAAATGTACTATGCCTATGCGactttaatatgaagtttcagTATGTATATACTGGCTGGGAGGGCACAGCACATGATGCAAGAGTATTCCTGGATGCCTTGAGTCGACGTCGGAATCAATTTCCATGGCCACCCGAAG GGTATTATTACCTTGTCGATTCTGCATTCCCATGCATTGAGAAGTTTATGCCTCCATATCCACGAGAGAGGTATCATCGCTCTGATCGTTATAGCGGCCGTCAATTCCGAGGATATAAAGATTATTTCAACTTTCGACATTCATCGCTGCGCAACATTTTTGAACGTACATTTGCGTTATTGAAGAATCGATTCCAGATATTGAGTGCTATGCCTCGCTATCACCCTACCAGGCAAGGGATGCTCGTTACCGCATGTTGTACACTGCACAACCTTATTAAAACGGTAACGCCGAATGATGAGTTCATTCAGGCTGCATTGGAGCTTCAGTTTAGTCAAGAAAATATGACTGGGGCCGATAATGATGCGGGCGACACATCTGAAGTGGTTGACATGTCCCATGAGTCAGCCAGCGCCATGATAGCACAGAGAGATGGGATTGCGATCCCTATGTGGGCAGATAGGTTTGGAGAATGA